One window of Aliarcobacter lanthieri genomic DNA carries:
- the murI gene encoding glutamate racemase, with product MKVGVFDSGIGGLTILSAIAKSVENTEYVYIADTLFAPYGEKDTNEILQRCDNITNYLIKNYNIDILVVACNTATSISIKFLREKYRNLPIIGVEPALKPAILTSRTKNIAVLATPTTINGRKYKELVEKLSTNQELNLYHIPCSGLAKKIEEADIETKSLQEFLKKYLKDLKNKNIDSVVLGCTHYPIIKDEIKKFFDDNVILYESANAIAKRLQDLSENKNSINKEQKITILYSGKISFDMVNTVLKNINFEIGKCEI from the coding sequence TTGAAAGTAGGAGTTTTTGATTCAGGAATTGGTGGATTAACTATATTAAGCGCAATTGCAAAAAGTGTAGAAAATACAGAATATGTTTATATAGCAGATACATTATTTGCACCTTATGGTGAAAAAGATACAAATGAAATTTTACAAAGATGTGATAATATTACAAACTATTTAATAAAAAATTATAATATAGATATTTTGGTTGTTGCTTGTAATACAGCAACTTCAATTTCAATAAAATTTTTAAGAGAGAAATATAGAAATTTACCTATAATTGGAGTAGAACCTGCTTTAAAACCTGCAATTTTAACTTCAAGAACAAAGAATATAGCAGTTTTAGCAACTCCAACAACAATAAATGGTAGAAAATATAAAGAACTTGTAGAAAAACTATCAACTAATCAAGAGTTAAACTTATATCATATTCCTTGTAGTGGATTAGCAAAAAAAATTGAAGAAGCTGATATTGAAACAAAGAGTTTACAAGAGTTTTTAAAAAAATATTTAAAAGATTTAAAAAATAAAAATATTGATAGTGTAGTATTAGGTTGTACTCACTATCCAATTATAAAAGATGAAATAAAAAAATTTTTTGATGATAATGTTATTCTATATGAATCAGCAAATGCTATTGCAAAAAGATTACAAGATTTAAGTGAAAATAAAAATAGTATAAATAAAGAACAAAAAATAACTATTTTATATAGTGGTAAGATAAGTTTTGATATGGTAAATACAGTTTTAAAAAATATAAATTTTGAGATAGGAAAGTGTGAAATATGA
- a CDS encoding beta-ketoacyl-ACP synthase III encodes MTYAAFRSIGAYIPPKIMTNQDFEKIIDTSDEWITKRTGIKERRIAESNEASSDLGYRAAQQAIQRANINKNEIDLVICATVTPDFLCMPSTACLISSKLELENVMAFDVSAACTGFVYALNIAKAFIESGMKKNVLIVGAEKYSSILNYEDRTTCFIFGDGAGAAIISATTNKEEAIIDVHCSSDGAYEDLIKTAGGGSKHPCSQEVLDNKMACISMKGNETFKLAVKTLTSDVKEMLKRHNLSNSDITHFIPHQANFRIIKAVGEALNLSEEQTVVTVDKYGNTSAASIPMAMNFAFEEGKIKAGDTILFDAFGGGLTWGSALFKFAPKNK; translated from the coding sequence ATGACCTATGCAGCATTTAGATCAATTGGTGCTTATATTCCACCAAAAATTATGACAAATCAAGATTTTGAAAAGATAATTGATACAAGTGATGAGTGGATTACAAAAAGAACTGGAATTAAAGAAAGAAGAATAGCTGAGAGTAATGAAGCTTCTTCAGATTTAGGTTATCGTGCAGCACAACAAGCTATTCAGAGAGCAAATATCAACAAAAATGAAATTGATTTAGTTATTTGTGCAACTGTAACACCAGATTTTTTATGTATGCCTTCAACTGCTTGTTTAATCTCTTCAAAGCTTGAATTAGAAAATGTTATGGCTTTTGATGTAAGTGCAGCTTGTACAGGTTTTGTATATGCATTAAATATTGCAAAAGCTTTTATTGAATCTGGAATGAAAAAAAATGTTTTAATTGTTGGAGCGGAAAAATACAGTTCAATATTAAACTATGAAGATAGAACAACATGTTTTATATTTGGTGATGGAGCAGGAGCAGCAATTATTAGTGCAACAACTAATAAAGAAGAAGCTATTATTGATGTACATTGTTCTAGTGATGGAGCATATGAAGATTTAATAAAAACTGCTGGTGGTGGAAGTAAACACCCATGTTCACAAGAGGTTTTAGATAATAAAATGGCATGTATCAGTATGAAAGGAAATGAAACTTTCAAGTTAGCTGTTAAAACTCTTACTTCTGATGTTAAAGAGATGTTAAAAAGGCATAATCTTTCAAATTCAGATATAACACATTTTATTCCACATCAAGCAAATTTTAGAATTATAAAAGCTGTTGGCGAAGCCTTAAACTTGAGTGAAGAACAAACAGTTGTTACAGTTGATAAATATGGTAATACTTCAGCAGCTTCTATTCCTATGGCTATGAATTTTGCTTTTGAAGAAGGAAAAATAAAAGCTGGAGATACTATACTTTTTGATGCTTTTGGTGGTGGTCTTACTTGGGGTTCAGCACTATTTAAATTTGCTCCCAAAAATAAATAG
- a CDS encoding peroxiredoxin, translating into MLVTKKAPDFTATAVLADGQIVEDFNLYKNIGEKGAILFFWPLDFTFVCPSEIIAFSKRTDEFKARGINVIGCSVDSQFSHFAWRETAVENGGIGRVKFPMVADLNKQISKDYDVLFGESVALRGSFLIDKDGTIRHAVINDLPLGRNVDEMIRMVDAMLFTNEYGEVCPAGWQKGDEGMKADKDGVANYLAKNEGKL; encoded by the coding sequence ATGTTAGTAACTAAAAAAGCTCCAGATTTTACAGCAACAGCTGTACTTGCGGATGGTCAAATTGTAGAAGATTTTAACTTATATAAAAATATTGGGGAGAAAGGTGCAATATTATTCTTTTGGCCTTTAGATTTTACTTTTGTTTGCCCATCAGAAATCATTGCATTTTCAAAAAGAACTGATGAATTCAAAGCTAGAGGAATTAATGTAATTGGTTGTTCAGTTGATTCACAGTTTTCTCACTTTGCATGGAGAGAAACAGCTGTTGAAAATGGTGGAATTGGAAGAGTAAAATTTCCAATGGTAGCTGACTTAAATAAACAAATTTCTAAAGATTATGATGTATTATTTGGAGAATCAGTTGCATTAAGAGGGTCTTTCTTAATTGATAAAGATGGAACAATAAGACATGCAGTTATAAATGATTTACCATTAGGTAGAAATGTTGATGAAATGATTAGAATGGTAGATGCTATGCTATTTACTAATGAATATGGTGAAGTTTGTCCAGCAGGATGGCAAAAAGGTGATGAGGGTATGAAAGCAGATAAAGATGGTGTTGCTAATTACCTAGCTAAAAATGAAGGTAAATTATAA
- the plsX gene encoding phosphate acyltransferase PlsX — protein MLKIAIDAMGGDFGPEPIIEGLILAIRNNNNFTAIAVGDKEQLLRLIPPTFLNRIEILDTKDVISMHDSATDALKRKESTIYKAIELVKEGKADAIVSAGHSGASMSLATLKIGRIKGVSRPAIATLMPTSENQNTLVLDVGANVDSDAKNLFEFAVMGQAYVQSVLRIDEPIVGLLSNGEEESKGNEVTKEAYKLISKVPNFAGNVEGSDIFKGTVDVVVCDGFVGNILLKTAEGVADTIGKIIKKNLKRSLISITGAVLMRKVFKNLKVRVDYAEYGGAPLLGVKAPVIISHGKSNPKAIKNAIFQAIQSASSNLDAIIEQRLVQYATKEDNSKEI, from the coding sequence ATGTTAAAAATAGCTATAGATGCAATGGGTGGGGACTTTGGTCCTGAACCTATAATAGAGGGATTAATATTAGCTATTAGAAATAATAATAATTTTACAGCAATAGCTGTAGGAGATAAAGAACAACTTTTAAGACTTATCCCACCAACATTTCTTAATAGAATAGAAATACTTGATACAAAAGATGTTATTAGTATGCACGATAGTGCAACTGACGCTCTCAAAAGAAAAGAATCAACAATTTATAAAGCAATAGAATTAGTTAAAGAAGGAAAAGCTGATGCAATCGTTTCTGCTGGACATTCTGGAGCTAGTATGTCTTTAGCAACTTTGAAAATTGGAAGAATTAAAGGGGTATCAAGACCTGCAATAGCAACTTTGATGCCTACAAGTGAAAATCAAAATACATTAGTTTTAGATGTTGGTGCAAATGTTGATAGTGATGCAAAAAATTTATTTGAATTTGCCGTTATGGGACAAGCATATGTTCAAAGTGTACTTAGAATTGATGAACCAATTGTAGGACTTTTAAGTAATGGTGAAGAAGAAAGTAAAGGTAATGAGGTAACTAAAGAAGCTTATAAGTTAATCTCAAAAGTTCCAAACTTTGCTGGGAATGTTGAAGGTAGTGATATTTTTAAAGGTACAGTTGATGTTGTTGTTTGTGATGGTTTTGTTGGTAATATATTACTTAAAACAGCTGAAGGTGTTGCAGATACAATTGGTAAAATAATTAAAAAGAATTTAAAAAGATCTCTTATTTCAATTACTGGAGCAGTATTGATGAGAAAAGTTTTTAAAAACTTAAAGGTTAGAGTAGATTATGCTGAATATGGTGGGGCACCACTTCTTGGAGTTAAAGCTCCTGTTATTATCTCTCATGGAAAATCAAATCCAAAAGCAATTAAAAATGCAATATTTCAAGCAATACAATCAGCTAGTTCAAATTTAGATGCTATTATTGAGCAAAGATTAGTGCAATATGCAACTAAAGAAGATAATAGTAAAGAAATTTAA
- a CDS encoding uracil-DNA glycosylase family protein, whose protein sequence is MFFHYHPYTSYINTDTKIIIVGTLPPPRFCTKELKNSDVDFCYGSKDNLLWQIFNKIFSLNLIFENTKQAIEQRKKFLKDSKIGICDIVESCNREKLDASDNSMLDIKLKDILKYLLEYKNIDTIFFTGKYSKNSPEYFFRKVLKEQEIDFLLIKNDFLRVHKFEFDNRIFTAISLISPSNTANKSIGASLIYKNRKLMDKTYTTFDFRVDEYKRAITFKS, encoded by the coding sequence TTGTTTTTTCACTATCATCCATATACGTCTTATATAAATACTGATACTAAAATTATCATTGTAGGAACACTTCCTCCACCAAGATTTTGTACAAAAGAGTTAAAAAATTCAGATGTAGATTTTTGTTATGGTTCTAAAGATAATTTATTGTGGCAAATATTTAATAAAATTTTTTCTTTAAATTTAATCTTTGAAAATACTAAACAAGCTATAGAACAACGAAAGAAATTTTTAAAAGATAGTAAAATTGGAATTTGTGATATAGTAGAATCTTGTAATAGAGAAAAACTTGATGCAAGTGATAACTCTATGCTTGATATAAAATTAAAAGATATTTTAAAATATTTATTAGAATATAAAAATATTGATACTATATTTTTTACAGGAAAATATTCAAAAAATAGTCCAGAGTATTTTTTCCGAAAAGTATTAAAAGAACAAGAGATAGATTTTCTATTAATAAAAAATGATTTTTTACGAGTTCATAAATTTGAATTTGATAATAGAATTTTTACAGCAATTTCTTTAATTTCACCATCAAATACAGCAAATAAATCTATTGGAGCATCTTTGATTTATAAAAATAGAAAATTAATGGATAAAACTTATACAACTTTTGATTTTAGAGTTGATGAATATAAAAGAGCAATTACATTTAAAAGCTAA
- a CDS encoding DNA polymerase III subunit gamma/tau — protein sequence MIENSLKDRVLALKYRPKRFEDLIGQTTISQTLSLALDSSRLSHAYLFSGLRGSGKTSTARIMAKALLCSNGPTSKPCEVCDNCLSANNGKHLDIIEMDAASNRGIDDIKELIEHTKYKPSSAKFKVFIIDEVHMLTTQAFNALLKTLEEPPNFVKFILATTDALKLPATILSRTQHFRFNKISQHDVVNHLIHILNIENIEFEKEALEILARSGQGSLRDTLTLLDQAIIFSRGKVSTSSIVDMLGLIDPSLMENIFKIILNKGDINTLLPELQNYEVSQICDEISIYLKDKMISKDIRFDISLFDRFFRILSEAKQLLALNSDDTFVLILTLMKLVEATNLKSIDEIIEQIDKMPVRNEPLKIEKNHIVETKIIEEKLIEIKTEEPKLVEQPIKSINTQLSDPTPFDEELIIEESDKNEIIKTEEIEYIPFEEENDKYNDLYQHLIEKVYDRDYTLGECFEKNFIFDGFSENKLHIISYAKDEDRKLLFKYFGLIKTFAQDIFGSNVELDFKKEEATLLETPKEIQQSEQVLSEEIGSMVEDIEFSSSCVAGAIKSEDTQLSSKELQINDILNSKMLNKAKELFDIKRITVKSRS from the coding sequence ATGATTGAAAATAGTTTAAAAGATAGAGTTTTAGCTTTAAAGTATAGACCCAAAAGATTTGAAGATTTAATAGGACAAACTACAATTTCTCAAACTCTAAGCCTTGCTTTAGATTCTTCAAGACTATCTCATGCTTATTTATTCTCAGGACTTAGAGGAAGTGGGAAAACTAGTACTGCAAGAATAATGGCAAAAGCACTTTTATGTTCAAATGGACCAACATCAAAACCATGTGAAGTCTGTGATAATTGCCTTAGTGCAAATAATGGTAAACATCTTGATATTATAGAAATGGATGCTGCAAGTAATAGAGGAATTGATGATATAAAAGAGTTAATTGAACATACAAAATATAAACCAAGCTCTGCAAAATTCAAAGTTTTTATCATTGATGAAGTTCATATGCTTACAACTCAAGCTTTTAATGCTTTATTAAAAACTCTTGAAGAGCCACCAAACTTTGTAAAATTTATACTTGCAACAACTGATGCATTAAAACTCCCAGCTACAATTTTAAGTAGAACTCAACATTTTAGATTTAACAAAATATCACAACATGATGTAGTTAATCACTTAATACATATTTTAAATATTGAAAATATAGAATTTGAAAAAGAAGCTTTAGAAATACTTGCAAGAAGTGGACAAGGAAGTTTAAGAGATACATTAACATTACTTGACCAAGCAATAATATTTTCAAGAGGGAAAGTCTCAACTTCTAGTATTGTTGATATGTTAGGACTTATAGATCCATCTTTAATGGAAAATATTTTTAAGATTATTTTAAATAAGGGTGATATTAATACTCTTCTTCCAGAACTTCAAAACTATGAAGTTTCTCAAATTTGTGATGAAATATCTATATATTTAAAAGATAAGATGATTTCAAAGGATATTAGATTTGACATATCTTTATTTGATAGATTTTTTAGAATTTTAAGTGAAGCAAAACAACTATTAGCACTAAATAGTGACGATACATTTGTTTTAATTCTTACATTAATGAAACTTGTAGAAGCTACAAACTTAAAATCAATTGATGAAATCATTGAACAAATTGATAAAATGCCAGTAAGAAATGAACCTTTAAAAATAGAAAAAAACCATATAGTTGAAACAAAAATTATTGAAGAGAAGTTAATTGAAATAAAAACTGAAGAACCAAAATTAGTGGAACAACCTATTAAATCTATAAATACTCAATTATCAGATCCAACTCCATTTGATGAAGAACTAATTATAGAAGAATCTGATAAAAATGAAATTATAAAAACTGAAGAGATAGAATACATACCTTTTGAAGAGGAAAATGATAAATATAATGATTTATATCAACATTTAATAGAAAAAGTATATGATAGAGACTATACATTAGGGGAGTGTTTTGAAAAAAACTTTATTTTTGATGGCTTTAGTGAAAATAAACTACATATAATATCTTATGCAAAAGATGAAGATAGAAAACTTTTATTTAAATATTTTGGGCTTATTAAGACTTTTGCACAAGATATTTTTGGCTCGAATGTTGAGCTAGATTTTAAAAAGGAAGAAGCCACCTTACTAGAAACTCCTAAAGAAATTCAACAAAGTGAGCAGGTACTAAGTGAAGAAATAGGTTCTATGGTAGAAGATATTGAATTTAGCTCTAGTTGTGTAGCTGGTGCTATAAAAAGTGAAGATACACAACTATCTTCAAAAGAGTTACAAATAAATGATATATTAAATTCAAAAATGTTAAATAAAGCAAAAGAGTTATTTGATATTAAAAGAATTACTGTAAAATCACGAAGTTAA
- the rpmF gene encoding 50S ribosomal protein L32: MAVPKRRVSHTRSAKRRTHYKIELKRPVKDTDGSWKMPHMVNPNTGEYKN, translated from the coding sequence ATGGCAGTACCAAAAAGAAGAGTGTCTCATACAAGATCAGCAAAAAGAAGAACTCATTACAAAATCGAATTAAAAAGACCAGTAAAAGATACTGATGGATCTTGGAAAATGCCTCATATGGTTAATCCAAACACTGGTGAATATAAAAACTAA
- a CDS encoding DUF362 domain-containing protein: MAVKITDICISCDACLDECPVGAIVDNDDNPTGEDIYFVYKDKCVECVGHNDEPACADACPTEGCIVWDEVGSSKIEKEDRGVVGTPVVE; this comes from the coding sequence ATGGCAGTAAAAATTACTGATATTTGTATTAGCTGCGATGCTTGTTTAGATGAGTGCCCAGTTGGTGCTATTGTAGATAATGATGATAATCCGACAGGTGAAGACATATATTTTGTATATAAAGATAAATGTGTTGAATGTGTAGGACATAATGATGAACCAGCCTGTGCTGATGCCTGTCCAACTGAAGGCTGTATAGTATGGGATGAAGTTGGTTCTAGTAAAATTGAAAAAGAGGATAGAGGTGTTGTAGGAACACCTGTTGTTGAATAA
- the ndk gene encoding nucleoside-diphosphate kinase → MERTLSIIKPDAVAKNVVGKILDRFESAGLKIAATKKVQLSKADAEAFYAVHASRPFFKDLVDFMISGPVVVSVLEGENAMSKNRELMGATNPKEAAAGTIRADFADSIDANAVHGSDSLENAEIEINFFFAQREIC, encoded by the coding sequence ATGGAAAGAACATTATCAATTATTAAACCTGATGCAGTAGCAAAAAATGTTGTTGGGAAAATCTTAGATAGATTTGAATCTGCTGGATTAAAAATTGCAGCAACAAAAAAAGTACAATTAAGTAAAGCTGATGCAGAAGCGTTTTATGCAGTTCATGCAAGTAGACCTTTCTTTAAAGATTTAGTTGATTTTATGATCTCTGGACCAGTTGTAGTTTCAGTTTTAGAAGGTGAAAATGCAATGTCAAAAAATAGAGAACTAATGGGTGCAACAAATCCAAAAGAAGCAGCAGCTGGAACTATTAGAGCAGATTTTGCAGATTCAATTGATGCAAATGCAGTTCATGGATCAGATTCTTTAGAAAATGCAGAAATTGAAATTAATTTCTTTTTTGCACAAAGAGAAATTTGTTAA
- the rho gene encoding transcription termination factor Rho, with the protein MEESKEEIKTKTTKKTRTHIPVEGYKIEQLRELPLETLLDIANELEVENPQELKRQDLMFMILASQIDAGGFILFTGILEIKEGGFGFLRAIDGNFSDTSNDSYVSATQIRKFALRTGDIVTGQVRPPNKDSEKYNALLKIEAINYLPVKDSKNRPLFDNLTPLYSTTKFKFEYDSQKLTGRVLDLFAPMGKGQRSLIVAPPKTGKTELLKELAHAISRNHPEVTLMVLLIDERPEEVTDMQRSVKGEVYSSTFDLPAHNHVRVAEIVIEKAKRLVEMKKDVVILLDSITRLARAYNTVTPSSGKVLSGGVDANALHKPKRFFGAARNIEEGGSLTIISTALIDTGSKMDEVIFEEFKGTGNSEVVLSRNAANKRVYPAIDITKSGTRKEELLLSADTLQKTWILRNAMSEMDEVDVLKFLYPKMQKTKNNDDFFASMNE; encoded by the coding sequence ATGGAAGAATCTAAAGAAGAAATAAAAACAAAAACTACAAAAAAGACAAGAACACATATCCCTGTTGAAGGTTATAAGATTGAGCAATTAAGAGAGCTTCCTTTAGAAACTCTATTAGATATTGCAAATGAACTTGAAGTTGAAAATCCACAAGAATTAAAAAGACAAGACTTAATGTTTATGATACTTGCTTCTCAAATTGATGCTGGTGGATTTATTTTATTCACTGGTATTTTAGAGATAAAAGAAGGTGGATTTGGATTTTTAAGAGCAATTGATGGAAATTTTTCTGATACATCAAATGATTCTTATGTAAGTGCAACTCAAATTAGAAAATTTGCACTTAGAACAGGAGATATTGTAACTGGACAGGTTCGTCCACCAAATAAGGATAGTGAAAAATACAATGCTTTATTAAAAATTGAAGCTATAAATTATCTGCCAGTAAAAGATTCAAAAAATCGTCCACTTTTTGATAACTTAACTCCACTATATTCAACTACAAAATTTAAATTTGAATATGATTCACAAAAACTAACAGGACGTGTATTAGATCTATTTGCTCCAATGGGTAAAGGACAAAGAAGTTTAATAGTTGCTCCACCAAAAACTGGGAAGACAGAACTTTTAAAAGAATTAGCACATGCAATTTCAAGGAATCATCCAGAAGTTACTTTAATGGTATTATTAATTGATGAAAGACCAGAAGAAGTAACAGATATGCAAAGAAGTGTAAAAGGCGAGGTTTATAGTTCAACATTTGATTTACCTGCTCATAACCATGTTAGAGTTGCTGAAATAGTTATTGAAAAAGCTAAAAGACTTGTTGAAATGAAAAAAGATGTTGTTATTTTACTTGATTCAATCACAAGATTAGCTCGTGCATATAATACAGTAACTCCTAGTTCAGGAAAAGTTCTTTCTGGTGGAGTTGATGCAAACGCTTTACATAAGCCAAAAAGATTTTTTGGAGCTGCACGTAATATTGAAGAAGGTGGAAGTTTAACTATTATATCAACAGCTTTAATTGATACTGGTTCAAAAATGGATGAAGTTATATTTGAAGAATTCAAAGGAACTGGGAATAGTGAAGTTGTATTAAGTAGAAATGCTGCAAATAAAAGAGTATATCCTGCTATTGATATTACAAAATCTGGTACAAGAAAAGAAGAACTTTTACTTAGTGCTGATACTTTACAAAAAACATGGATTTTAAGAAATGCAATGAGTGAAATGGATGAAGTTGATGTTCTTAAATTCTTATATCCAAAAATGCAAAAAACAAAGAATAATGATGATTTTTTTGCTTCTATGAATGAATAA
- the gdhA gene encoding NADP-specific glutamate dehydrogenase, which produces MANIDELLDYLKRTSPGQDEFHQAAEEVLHSLKPLFEKYPKYAENKVLDRLVEPERQILFRVTWVDDKGEIQINKGYRIQFSSTLGPYKGGLRFHPSVNTGIIKFLGFEQIFKNALTGLQIGGGKGGSDFDPKGKSDNEIMRFCQAFMTELYRHIGATTDVPAGDIGVGGREIGYLFGMYKKLANTYDGTLTGKSLKWGGSLVRTEATGYGCVYFAKNMLEARGETLKGKKCTVSGSGNVAIYTIEKLYHLGALPITCSDSKGMILDEEGIDLDLLKDLKENQRVRLTEYVKYRKNAKYIPVEDYPQGRNAVWSVPCFAAFPSATQNELNLEDAKELIKNGCICVSEGANMPSTNEAVDFFVEQKIAYGPGKAANAGGVATSQLEMAQNAAMISWTFEEVDAKLAQIMKHIFDTASATAKEFGQPTNLVLGANIAGFRRVADAMIEQGIA; this is translated from the coding sequence ATGGCAAATATAGACGAACTTTTAGATTACCTAAAAAGAACAAGTCCTGGACAAGATGAGTTTCATCAAGCAGCGGAAGAGGTTTTACACTCTTTAAAACCTTTATTTGAAAAATACCCAAAGTATGCAGAAAATAAAGTGTTAGACAGATTAGTTGAGCCTGAGAGACAGATTTTATTTCGAGTGACTTGGGTTGATGATAAAGGAGAAATCCAAATTAACAAAGGTTATAGAATACAATTTAGTTCGACTTTAGGCCCATATAAAGGTGGATTAAGATTTCACCCTAGCGTAAACACTGGAATTATCAAATTCTTAGGATTTGAACAAATTTTCAAAAACGCACTAACTGGACTTCAAATTGGTGGTGGAAAAGGTGGAAGTGACTTTGACCCAAAAGGTAAAAGTGATAATGAAATAATGAGATTCTGCCAAGCATTTATGACAGAACTTTATAGACATATCGGTGCAACTACAGATGTTCCTGCAGGAGATATCGGAGTTGGTGGAAGAGAAATTGGATACTTATTTGGTATGTATAAAAAACTTGCAAATACTTATGATGGAACTTTAACAGGGAAATCATTAAAATGGGGTGGATCTCTAGTAAGAACAGAAGCAACTGGTTATGGTTGTGTATATTTTGCAAAGAATATGCTAGAAGCTAGAGGAGAGACTTTAAAAGGTAAAAAATGTACAGTTTCTGGTTCTGGAAATGTTGCAATTTACACTATTGAAAAACTTTATCATCTTGGAGCATTACCAATTACTTGTAGTGATTCAAAAGGTATGATTTTAGATGAAGAAGGTATTGATTTAGATCTATTAAAAGATTTAAAAGAAAACCAAAGAGTAAGATTAACTGAATATGTAAAATATAGAAAAAATGCTAAATATATTCCAGTTGAAGATTATCCACAAGGAAGAAATGCAGTTTGGTCTGTACCTTGTTTTGCAGCATTCCCAAGTGCAACTCAAAATGAGTTAAATCTTGAAGACGCAAAAGAATTAATTAAAAATGGTTGTATATGTGTAAGTGAAGGAGCTAATATGCCTTCAACTAATGAAGCAGTTGATTTCTTTGTTGAACAAAAAATAGCATATGGTCCTGGAAAAGCGGCTAATGCTGGTGGAGTTGCAACAAGCCAATTAGAAATGGCTCAAAATGCAGCTATGATTTCATGGACATTTGAAGAAGTTGATGCAAAATTAGCACAAATAATGAAACATATTTTTGATACAGCAAGTGCTACTGCTAAAGAATTTGGGCAACCAACGAACCTTGTTTTAGGAGCGAATATTGCTGGATTTAGAAGAGTAGCTGATGCTATGATTGAGCAAGGAATAGCTTGA